A section of the Macadamia integrifolia cultivar HAES 741 chromosome 9, SCU_Mint_v3, whole genome shotgun sequence genome encodes:
- the LOC122089158 gene encoding serine/threonine-protein phosphatase PP1-like isoform X2, with protein sequence MGSGDVHGQYSDLLRLFEYGGLPPQANYLFLGDYVDRGKQSLETICLLLAYKIKYPEKIFLLRGNHECASINRIYGFYDECKRRFNVRLWKVFTDCFNCLPVAALIDEKILCMHGGLSPDLHDLDQIRNLQRPTDVPDTGLLCDLLWSDPSKDIQGWGMNDRGVSYTFGADKVTEFLQKHDLDLICRAHQVVEDGYEFFANRQLVTIFSAPNYCGEFDNSGAMMSVDETLMCSFQILKPAEKKAKFNFGSTTTTKPGTPPAGVKSFLGAKV encoded by the exons ATGGGTTCAG GTGACGTTCATGGTCAATATTCTGATCTCTTAAGGCTTTTTGAGTATGGTGGTTTACCTCCACAAGCGAATTACCTATTCTTGGGAGATTATGTGGATCGCGGCAAGCAAAGTCTGGAGACCATTTGCCTTCTCCTtgcatataaaataaaatatccagaaaaaattttccttttgaggGGCAATCATGAATGTGCTTCTATAAACCGTATATATGGATTTTATGATGAATGTAAGAGAAGATTCAATGTTAGGCTCTGGAAAGTCTTCACAGATTGTTTTAACTGCTTACCAGTGGCAGCTCTCATAGACGAGAAGATTCTCTGTATGCATGGAGGTCTTTCTCCTGACCTCCATGATTTGGATCAAATACGGAATCTACAGCGCCCTACAGATGTCCCAGACACCGGTTTGCTCTGTGATCTCCTCTGGTCAGATCCCAGTAAAGATATTCAGGGTTGGGGGATGAATGATAGGGGAGTCTCATATACCTTTGGTGCTGATAAAGTGACAGAATTTCTTCAGAAGCATGATCTTGACCTTATTTGTCGCGCTCACCAG GTTGTGGAGGATGGATACGAGTTTTTCGCTAACAGGCAACTTGTAACAATATTTTCGGCACCTAATTACTGTGGGGAGTTTGACAATTCAGGTGCCATGATGAGTGTGGATGAGACTCTGATGTGCTCTTTCCAAATATTAAAGCCTGCAGAAAAGAAAGCAAAGTTCAATTTTGGGAGCACCACTACAACTAAGCCTGGAACCCCACCAGCAGGAGTCAAG TCTTTCCTTGGTGCAAAAGTGTGA
- the LOC122089645 gene encoding histidine-rich glycoprotein-like, giving the protein MALLARFVLLLLVVAAFATLPSLADEDVKPQGHGHHGPPKKKHPPEEPPHHGPHPKEEALDSPNLKQHPTSGVRPPPKGPPHGPPHGPPHGPPHGPPHHPGQHLLEDAHELDGHTGPFKKGSPPEKKPHPGPGPGHHG; this is encoded by the coding sequence ATGGCTCTGCTTGCACGCTTTGTGTTGTTGCTCTTAGTGGTGGCAGCTTTCGCCACCCTTCCCTCTCTGGCTGATGAAGATGTCAAACCTCAAGGACATGGTCATCATGGACCACCAAAGAAGAAGCATCCTCCTGAAGAGCCTCCCCACCATGGTCCTCACCCAAAGGAAGAAGCCCTCGATTCCCCTAACTTGAAGCAGCACCCAACTTCCGGAGTGAGGCCACCACCAAAGGGTCCTCCTCATGGTCCTCCTCACGGTCCTCCTCACGGTCCTCCTCATGGTCCTCCTCACCACCCTGGCCAGCATCTGCTTGAGGATGCCCATGAATTAGATGGACACACTGGTCCATTTAAGAAGGGATCACCACCTGAGAAGAAGCCTCACCCTGGCCCCGGCCCTGGTCATCATGGGTAG
- the LOC122089158 gene encoding serine/threonine-protein phosphatase PP1-like isoform X1 yields the protein MDPAVLDDLINRLLEVRGRPGKQVQLLESEIRQLCVVSKDIFLRQPNLLELEAPIKICGDVHGQYSDLLRLFEYGGLPPQANYLFLGDYVDRGKQSLETICLLLAYKIKYPEKIFLLRGNHECASINRIYGFYDECKRRFNVRLWKVFTDCFNCLPVAALIDEKILCMHGGLSPDLHDLDQIRNLQRPTDVPDTGLLCDLLWSDPSKDIQGWGMNDRGVSYTFGADKVTEFLQKHDLDLICRAHQVVEDGYEFFANRQLVTIFSAPNYCGEFDNSGAMMSVDETLMCSFQILKPAEKKAKFNFGSTTTTKPGTPPAGVKSFLGAKV from the exons ATGGACCCTGCTGTTCTCGATGACTTAATCAATCGGCTTCTAGAAGTTCGAGGTAGACCGGGGAAGCAGGTCCAGCTCTTAGAGTCAGAGATCCGGCAACTTTGTGTTGTATCCAAAGACATTTTCTTGCGGCAGCCCAATCTATTGGAGCTTGAGGCACCCATCAAGATTTGCG GTGACGTTCATGGTCAATATTCTGATCTCTTAAGGCTTTTTGAGTATGGTGGTTTACCTCCACAAGCGAATTACCTATTCTTGGGAGATTATGTGGATCGCGGCAAGCAAAGTCTGGAGACCATTTGCCTTCTCCTtgcatataaaataaaatatccagaaaaaattttccttttgaggGGCAATCATGAATGTGCTTCTATAAACCGTATATATGGATTTTATGATGAATGTAAGAGAAGATTCAATGTTAGGCTCTGGAAAGTCTTCACAGATTGTTTTAACTGCTTACCAGTGGCAGCTCTCATAGACGAGAAGATTCTCTGTATGCATGGAGGTCTTTCTCCTGACCTCCATGATTTGGATCAAATACGGAATCTACAGCGCCCTACAGATGTCCCAGACACCGGTTTGCTCTGTGATCTCCTCTGGTCAGATCCCAGTAAAGATATTCAGGGTTGGGGGATGAATGATAGGGGAGTCTCATATACCTTTGGTGCTGATAAAGTGACAGAATTTCTTCAGAAGCATGATCTTGACCTTATTTGTCGCGCTCACCAG GTTGTGGAGGATGGATACGAGTTTTTCGCTAACAGGCAACTTGTAACAATATTTTCGGCACCTAATTACTGTGGGGAGTTTGACAATTCAGGTGCCATGATGAGTGTGGATGAGACTCTGATGTGCTCTTTCCAAATATTAAAGCCTGCAGAAAAGAAAGCAAAGTTCAATTTTGGGAGCACCACTACAACTAAGCCTGGAACCCCACCAGCAGGAGTCAAG TCTTTCCTTGGTGCAAAAGTGTGA